From the genome of Drosophila melanogaster chromosome 2L, one region includes:
- the CG4440 gene encoding uncharacterized protein, isoform B, with protein sequence MKFLIFCLIALFAIASARPQFGFGGFGGGLEQQQQQGGFGQGFGGFGSFGQQQQQESFGGNGNFGQQQQEFGGFGGFYG encoded by the exons atgaaattcTTG ATTTTCTGTCTGATTGCTCTGTTTGCCATAGCCTCGGCGCGTCCCCAGTTCGGATTCGGCGGATTTGGTGGCGGGcttgagcagcagcaacagcagggcGGTTTTGGACAAGGATTCGGTGGTTTCGGTTCCTTtggacagcagcaacagcaggaaaGTTTTGGCGGAAATGGAAACTTTggtcagcagcaacaagagtTTGGTGGTTTCGGCGGTTTTTACGGTTAA
- the CG4278 gene encoding uncharacterized protein, protein MLRRMNTFSGQKLAAVVKELENFAPTSWAEKWDNVGLLIEPHREKQIKKILLTNDLTEPVVKEALEKEAELIISYHPPIFKPLTRITQSHWKERVVAACLANDIALYSPHTAWDKKSGGVNDWLSKAVNIISIRPLEPELGAPPGTGSGRYIETKMELSQVVESLQKRIRNSVHVALAVGHTPKTLIQSVGICAGSGASLLKGIQADLIITGEMSHHEVLEFTHNNTTVLLCNHSNSERGFLHEFCPILAKSLNEECLVFVSEVDKDPLVTVASDINKELSAFVDVYKSTSK, encoded by the coding sequence ATGCTGAGAAGGATGAACACTTTTAGTGGTCAAAAGCTGGCGGCTGTGGTCAAGGAGCTGGAGAACTTTGCTCCGACTTCTTGGGCAGAGAAGTGGGACAATGTGGGACTCCTGATCGAACCGCACCGcgaaaaacaaatcaagaaaataCTATTAACTAACGATTTAACCGAGCCCGTAGTGAAAGAAGCGCTAGAGAAGGAGGCGGAGCTCATAATCAGCTATCATCCGCCAATTTTCAAGCCCCTGACCAGGATTACGCAGTCACATTGGAAGGAGCGCGTGGTGGCAGCATGCTTGGCCAACGATATAGCCTTGTACTCGCCCCACACGGCGTGGGATAAGAAGAGTGGTGGCGTCAACGACTGGCTATCTAAGGCAGTGAATATCATCAGCATCCGCCCTCTGGAACCGGAGTTGGGTGCTCCTCCGGGTACCGGATCCGGTAGATATATAGAAACCAAAATGGAGCTTTCCCAGGTGGTGGAGTCTCTGCAAAAGCGCATTAGAAACAGCGTGCACGTTGCTCTAGCTGTGGGCCACACCCCCAAGACACTCATCCAATCCGTCGGCATTTGTGCCGGCTCTGGAGCATCTCTGCTGAAGGGTATCCAAGCGGATCTTATCATTACCGGCGAAATGTCCCATCACGAAGTTCTGGAGTTTACTCACAACAATACCACCGTTCTTCTCTGCAATCATAGTAATTCAGAAAGGGGTTTTCTCCATGAGTTTTGCCCTATATTGGCCAAATCTTTAAATGAAGAATGCCTGGTATTTGTATCTGAAGTGGACAAGGATCCTCTGGTCACCGTGGCTAGCGATATAAACAAAGAACTAAGCGCATTTGTTGACGTCTACAAGAGCACATCAAAATAA
- the fzy gene encoding fizzy — translation MSQFNFVSDLQNALIMDGETRGPAPRWKKKLEASLNGSVNTTRSVLSVSYNTSFSGVQAPTKTPGKSSEGKTKKSNTTPSKTPGGGDRFIPNRAATNFELAHFLVNKDSGDKSDEENDKATSSNSNESNVQASAHKGDRQKLISEVAQVGDSKGGRILCYQNKAPAAPETHNNPLKVVYSIKTPISTKSGSRYIPTTSERILDAPDFINDYYLNLMDWSADNIVAVALGSCVYLWNAQTGNIEQLTEFEEGDYAGSLSWIQEGQILAIGNSTGAVELWDCSKVKRLRVMDGHSARVGSLAWNSFLVSSGSRDGTIVHHDVRAREHKLSTLSGHTQEVCGLKWSTDFKYLASGGNDNLVNVWSAASGGVGTATDPLHKFNDHQAAVRALAWCPWQPSTLASGGGTADRCIKFWNVNNGTLMKSVDSKSQVCSLLFSRHYKELISAHGFANNQLTIWKYPTMVKQADLTGHTSRVLQMAMSPDGSTVISAGADETLRLWNCFAPDPLASKKAVSTSKGKQSVFRQSIR, via the exons ATGTCGCAGTTCAATTTTGTGAGCGATTTGCAGAATGCTCTCATCATGGACGGCGAGACGCGCGGACCTGCGCCCAGGTGGAAGAAGAAGCTGGAGGCGTCTCTAAATGGAAGTGTGAATACCACTCGGTCGGTGCTATCCGTCTCGTACAACACCAGTTTCTCGGGTGTCCAGGCGCCCACGAAAACTCCGGGCAAGAGCAGCGAGGGCAAGACCAAGAAGTCCAACACCACGCCCTCTAAGACGCCAGGAGGCGGAGATCGCTTTATTCCGAATCGGGCGGCTACCAACTTTGAGTTAGCACACTTTCTG gtgaacaaagacTCCGGCGATAAGTCCGATGAGGAGAACGACAAGGCCACCTCGAGCAACAGCAACGAGAGCAATGTCCaggcttcggctcacaagggCGACCGGCAGAAACTCATCTCTGAAGTGGCCCAGGTCGGTGACTCCAAGGGCGGGCGCATTTTGTGCTACCAAAACAAGGCTCCCGCTGCTCCAGAAACACACAACAATCCCCTGAAGGTCGTGTACTCCATTAAGACACCCATATCCACAAAGAGTGGCTCACGCTATATACCCACCACATCCGAGAGGATTCTGGATGCACCTGATTTTATTAACGATTACT ATTTAAATCTTATGGATTGGAGTGCCGACAATATAGTGGCTGTGGCCTTGGGCAGTTGCGTCTATTTGTGGAACGCACAGACCGGAAATATCGAGCAGCTTACGGAGTTTGAGGAGGGCGACTACGCAGGCTCGCTATCGTGGATCCAGGAGGGGCAGATACTTGCCATCGGCAACAGCACCGGTGCCGTGGAGCTGTGGGACTGCTCCAAAGTGAAGCGTCTGCGAGTGATGGATGGACACAGTGCCCGAGTGGGATCCTTGGCCTGGAACTCATTCCTGGTTTCCTCTGGCAGCCGGGATGGCACCATTGTCCACCACGATGTGCGTGCACGTGAGCACAAGCTTTCCACATTGTCCGGACACACGCAGGAGGTTTGCGGCCTAAAGTGGTCCACGGATTTCAAGTATTTGGCTAGCGGAGGCAACGACAATCTGGTGAATGTTTGGTCGGCGGCCAGCGGTGGCGTGGGAACTGCCACCGATCCCTTGCACAAATTCAACGACCATCAAGCTGCAGTGCGTGCCTTGGCCTGGTGTCCCTGGCAACCAAGTACTCTAGCCTCTGGAGGCGGCACCGCCGATCGCTGCATCAAGTTCTGGAATGTGAACAATGGCACTTTAATGAAATCCGTGGACTCCAAGTCGCAGGTCTGTTCTCTGCTCTTTTCTCGCCACTACAAGGAGCTGATCTCTGCGCATGGTTTTGCTAACAACCAACTGACCATTTGGAAATACCCAACAATGGTGAAGCAAGCCGATTTGACTGGACACACGTCACGAGTTCTCCAGATGGCCATGTCTCCGGACGGCAGCACAGTGATCAGCGCCGGAGCTGATGAAACCCTGCGTCTTTGGAACTGCTTCGCTCCCGATCCGTTGGCGTCCAAGAAGGCAGTTTCGACCAGCAAGGGCAAACAGAGCGTGTTCCGACAGAGCATCCGTTGA
- the cact gene encoding cactus, isoform C, whose amino-acid sequence MPSPTKAAEAATKATATSDCSCSAASVEQRAPSNAANPSSSLATSGKIGGKTQDQTAAINKQKEFAVPNETSDSGFISGPQSSQIFSEEIVPDSEEQDKDQQESAPQKEQPVVLDSGIIDEEEDQEEQEKEEEHQDTTTATADSMRLKHSADTGIPQWTVESHLVSRGEQLNNLGQSSSTQITGRSKVQSSTASTANANPSGSGATSSAPPSSINIMNAWEQFYQQNDDGDTPLHLACISGSVDVVAALIRMAPHPCLLNIQNDVAQTPLHLAALTAQPNIMRILLLAGAEPTVRDRHGNTALHLSCIAGEKQCVRALTEKFGATEIHEAHRQYGHRSNDKAVSSLSYACLPADLEIRNYDGERCVHLAAEAGHIDILRILVSHGADINAREGKSGRTPLHIAIEGCNEDLANFLLDECEKLNLETATYAGLTAYQFACIMNKSRMQNILEKRGAETVTPPDSDYDSSDIEDLDDTKVSVTA is encoded by the exons ATGCCGAGCCCAACAAAAGCAGCGGAGGCAGCAACaaaggcaacagcaacaagtgACTGCAGCTGCAGCGCTGCCAGTGTTGAGCAGCGCGCCCCCTCAAACGCGGCTAACCCCTCGTCCTCACTAGCCACTAGCGGTAAAATTGGCGGcaaaacacaagatcaaacGGCCGCCATTAACAAGCAAAAGGAATTTGCCGTGCCAAACGAAACCAGTGATTCGGGCTTCATCTCCGGCCCGCAATCCTCGCAGATCTTCAGCGAGGAGATAGTCCCCGATAGCGAGGAACAGGATAAGGATCAGCAGGAGTCGGCACCCCAAAAGGAACAGCCCGTTGTCCTCGATTCCGGTATTATCGACGAAGAAGAGGatcaggaggagcaggagaaaGAGGAGGAGCACCAGGAcaccaccactgccaccgccgATTCAATGCGACTCAAACACAGCGCGGACACAGGCATCCCACAATGGACCGTCGAAAGCCATTTGGTCAGTCGCGGCGAACAGCTTAACAATCTCGGCCAGAGCAGCAGCACCCAAATCACCGGTCGCAGCAAGGTTCAATCCTCCACAGCCAGCACGGCGAACGCGAATCCTTCGGGATCGGGAGCAACATCATCCGCTCCGCCCAGCAGCATTAATATCATGAACGCCTGGGAGCAGTTCTATCAACAAAACGACGACGGCGACAC ACCTTTGCACCTGGCCTGTATTTCGGGATCAGTGGACGTGGTGGCCGCCCTGATTCGCATGGCTCCTCATCCGTGCCTGCTCAACATCCAGAACGATGTGGCCCAGACACCCCTTCATCTGGCCGCTCTTACTGCCCAGCCGAACATCATGAGGATACTTTTACTCGCCGGAGCTGAG CCCACGGTGCGCGATCGTCATGGAAACACAGCTCTGCATCTTTCCTGCATCGCCGGAGAGAAACAGTGCGTCCGTGCCTTGACAGAGAAGTTCGGCGCCACGGAAATCCATGAGGCCCACCGACAATATGGACACCGATCCAACGACAAAGCGGTCAGTTCCCTGAGCTACGCCTGCCTGCCCGCCGATCTGGAGATTCGCAACTACGATG GAGAACGCTGTGTGCATTTGGCCGCCGAGGCGGGTCACATTGATATCTTACGCATTTTGGTATCCCATGGAGCAGACATTAACGCCAGG GAGGGAAAATCGGGCCGCACACCGCTGCACATTGCGATCGAGGGCTGCAACGAGGATCTGGCCAACTTCCTGCTCGATGAGTGCGAGAAGCTGAACCTGGAAACGGCCACCTACGCCGGCTTGACGGCCTACCAGTTTGCGTGCATCATGAACAAGTCGCGCATGCAGAACATCCTGGAGAAGCGCGGAGCGGAGACCGTAACGCCTCCGGACAGTGATTACGACAGTAGCGATATCGAAGATCTAGACGATACGAAGGTGAGCGTCACTGCTTAA
- the cact gene encoding cactus, isoform B: MPSPTKAAEAATKATATSDCSCSAASVEQRAPSNAANPSSSLATSGKIGGKTQDQTAAINKQKEFAVPNETSDSGFISGPQSSQIFSEEIVPDSEEQDKDQQESAPQKEQPVVLDSGIIDEEEDQEEQEKEEEHQDTTTATADSMRLKHSADTGIPQWTVESHLVSRGEQLNNLGQSSSTQITGRSKVQSSTASTANANPSGSGATSSAPPSSINIMNAWEQFYQQNDDGDTPLHLACISGSVDVVAALIRMAPHPCLLNIQNDVAQTPLHLAALTAQPNIMRILLLAGAEPTVRDRHGNTALHLSCIAGEKQCVRALTEKFGATEIHEAHRQYGHRSNDKAVSSLSYACLPADLEIRNYDGERCVHLAAEAGHIDILRILVSHGADINAREGKSGRTPLHIAIEGCNEDLANFLLDECEKLNLETATYAGLTAYQFACIMNKSRMQNILEKRGAETVTPPDSDYDSSDIEDLDDTKMYDRFGDPRYFVSYNGGNPMTVA; encoded by the exons ATGCCGAGCCCAACAAAAGCAGCGGAGGCAGCAACaaaggcaacagcaacaagtgACTGCAGCTGCAGCGCTGCCAGTGTTGAGCAGCGCGCCCCCTCAAACGCGGCTAACCCCTCGTCCTCACTAGCCACTAGCGGTAAAATTGGCGGcaaaacacaagatcaaacGGCCGCCATTAACAAGCAAAAGGAATTTGCCGTGCCAAACGAAACCAGTGATTCGGGCTTCATCTCCGGCCCGCAATCCTCGCAGATCTTCAGCGAGGAGATAGTCCCCGATAGCGAGGAACAGGATAAGGATCAGCAGGAGTCGGCACCCCAAAAGGAACAGCCCGTTGTCCTCGATTCCGGTATTATCGACGAAGAAGAGGatcaggaggagcaggagaaaGAGGAGGAGCACCAGGAcaccaccactgccaccgccgATTCAATGCGACTCAAACACAGCGCGGACACAGGCATCCCACAATGGACCGTCGAAAGCCATTTGGTCAGTCGCGGCGAACAGCTTAACAATCTCGGCCAGAGCAGCAGCACCCAAATCACCGGTCGCAGCAAGGTTCAATCCTCCACAGCCAGCACGGCGAACGCGAATCCTTCGGGATCGGGAGCAACATCATCCGCTCCGCCCAGCAGCATTAATATCATGAACGCCTGGGAGCAGTTCTATCAACAAAACGACGACGGCGACAC ACCTTTGCACCTGGCCTGTATTTCGGGATCAGTGGACGTGGTGGCCGCCCTGATTCGCATGGCTCCTCATCCGTGCCTGCTCAACATCCAGAACGATGTGGCCCAGACACCCCTTCATCTGGCCGCTCTTACTGCCCAGCCGAACATCATGAGGATACTTTTACTCGCCGGAGCTGAG CCCACGGTGCGCGATCGTCATGGAAACACAGCTCTGCATCTTTCCTGCATCGCCGGAGAGAAACAGTGCGTCCGTGCCTTGACAGAGAAGTTCGGCGCCACGGAAATCCATGAGGCCCACCGACAATATGGACACCGATCCAACGACAAAGCGGTCAGTTCCCTGAGCTACGCCTGCCTGCCCGCCGATCTGGAGATTCGCAACTACGATG GAGAACGCTGTGTGCATTTGGCCGCCGAGGCGGGTCACATTGATATCTTACGCATTTTGGTATCCCATGGAGCAGACATTAACGCCAGG GAGGGAAAATCGGGCCGCACACCGCTGCACATTGCGATCGAGGGCTGCAACGAGGATCTGGCCAACTTCCTGCTCGATGAGTGCGAGAAGCTGAACCTGGAAACGGCCACCTACGCCGGCTTGACGGCCTACCAGTTTGCGTGCATCATGAACAAGTCGCGCATGCAGAACATCCTGGAGAAGCGCGGAGCGGAGACCGTAACGCCTCCGGACAGTGATTACGACAGTAGCGATATCGAAGATCTAGACGATACGAAG ATGTACGATCGCTTTGGTGATCCTCGCTATTTTGTCAGCTACAACGGTGGCAATCCCATGACAGTTGCCTGA
- the cni gene encoding cornichon, isoform C produces the protein MAFNFTAFTYIVALIGDAFLIFFAIFHVIAFDELKTDYKNPIDQCNSLNPLVLPEYLLHIFLNLLFLFCGEWFSLCINIPLIAYHIWRYKNRPVMSGPGLYDPTTVLKTDTLYRNMREGWIKLAVYLISFFYYIYGMVYSLIST, from the exons ATGGCCTTCAACTTCACCGCCTTCACGTACATAGTGGCCCTGATCGGGGATGCATTCTTGATATTTTTCGCCATATTTCATGTCATTGCATTCGACGAACTTAAAACGGATTATAAGAACCCAATTGATCAGTGCAATAGCCTCAATCCG CTGGTTTTGCCCGAATACCTTCTGCACATCTTTCTGAACTTGCTCTTCTTGTTCTGCGGCGAATGGTTTTCGCTATGCATCAACATACCCCTCATAGCCTATCATATTTGGCG TTACAAAAACCGCCCTGTGATGTCGGGACCCGGACTTTATGATCCCACCACGGTCCTGAAAACCGATACTTTGTACCGGAACATGCGTGAGGGTTGGATTAAACTGGCCGTCTATCtgattagcttcttctactaCATATACGG CATGGTTTATTCGCTCATCTCGACATAG
- the mRpL4 gene encoding mitochondrial ribosomal protein L4, protein MLNNILKTSRQVLYPVARTFSRSGNHGNVVTEAAATVGAPPATRSPLILPQDYTDCLPVSRNTARQAWIENTDAVAERKVGLIELHPDVFAAQPRVDIIQENVEWQSKYRYVSMAHTKTRAEVRGGGRKPWPQKGGGRARHGSLRSPMLKGGGVVHGPRSPTTHFYMLPFYKRVLGLTSTLSVKLAQDDLHIIDNVDIPTGDAEFLKDLIAERNWGPSVLIVDEDHMFPANICQASDDLGYVNLMPTFGLNVYSMLKHDTLVLTVAAVKHLEQRLLYQLNRNDAASKGGKFKLDQV, encoded by the exons AtgttgaacaatattttaaaaacatcCAGGCAGGTGCTTTATCCCGTAGCAAGGACTTTCAGCCGCAGCGGCAACCACGGCAATGTGGTGACCGAAGCCGCTGCGACAGTGGGCGCACCTCCGGCCACAAGATCACCCCTTATTCTGCCGCAAGATTACACAGATTGCTTGCCGGTGAGCAGGAACACGGCGCGCCAGGCATGGATTGAGAACACGGATGCTGTGGCGGAGCGAAAGGTTGGCCTGATTGAACTGCATCCGGATGTCTTTGCCGCCCAGCCGCGCGTGGACATCATACAGGAGAATGTGGAGTGGCAGAGCAAGTATCGTTATGTAAGCATGGCGCACACCAAAACTCGAGCGGAGGTGCGCGGTGGTGGTCGGAAGCCGTGGCCCCAAAAGGGAGGTGGTCGTGCCCGCCACGGTTCCCTCCGTTCGCCCATGCTGAAGGGCGGCGGCGTAGTGCACGGACCCAGGTCGCCTACGACCCATTTTTACATGCTGCCCTTCTATAAGAGGGTTTTAGGATTGACCTCCACGCTGAGTGTTAAGCTGGCCCAGGATGATCTGCACATCATCGATAATGTGGACATACCCACCGGAGATGCAGAGTTCCTTAAGGATTTAATCGCCGAACGGAATTGGGGACCTTCTGTTTTGATTGTAGACGA AGACCATATGTTCCCCGCCAATATTTGCCAGGCTAGCGATGATCTGGGCTATGTCAACCTGATGCCAACCTTTGGCTTGAACGTCTATTCTATGCTGAAGCACGATACTTTGGTGCTGACAGTGGCTGCAGTGAAACATCTGGAGCAGCGCCTGCTCTACCAACTTAATCGAAACGACGCCGCCAGCAAGGGCGGCAAGTTTAAGCTGGATCAAGTCTAG